One Avibacterium avium genomic window carries:
- the ftsE gene encoding cell division ATP-binding protein FtsE: MIRFENVSKAYLGGKPALQGLNFHLPVGSMSYVLGHSGAGKSTLLKLIMGMERANGGQIWFNGHDITRLSKHELPFLRRQIGMVHQDYRLLADRCIVDNVALPLIIAGIHPKEAQSRALAALDRVGLRDRANHLPIHLSGGEQQRVDIARAIVHKPQLLLADEPTGNLDNALSLDIFNLFEEFNRLGMTVIIATHDINIVQQKPKPCLILQQGHLR, encoded by the coding sequence ATGATACGCTTTGAAAACGTCAGCAAGGCTTATTTAGGCGGCAAGCCAGCCTTGCAGGGATTAAATTTTCATCTTCCGGTTGGGAGTATGAGCTATGTTCTCGGGCATTCTGGCGCGGGGAAAAGTACTCTATTAAAACTGATTATGGGTATGGAACGTGCCAATGGTGGGCAAATTTGGTTTAACGGACACGATATTACACGCCTGTCTAAACACGAATTACCCTTCTTACGCCGCCAAATTGGTATGGTGCATCAAGATTATCGCCTGCTTGCCGATCGTTGTATTGTGGATAATGTGGCGTTGCCGCTTATCATTGCAGGAATTCACCCAAAAGAAGCGCAAAGTCGTGCCTTAGCGGCGTTAGATCGCGTTGGCTTGCGTGATCGTGCTAATCACTTACCAATCCATTTATCTGGCGGTGAACAGCAACGTGTCGACATTGCCCGTGCCATTGTGCATAAACCACAATTATTACTCGCCGATGAGCCAACAGGCAATTTAGATAATGCCCTTTCTTTGGATATTTTTAATTTATTTGAAGAATTTAACCGCCTTGGTATGACCGTTATCATTGCCACTCACGATATTAATATTGTTCAACAAAAACCAAAACCTTGTTTAATTTTGCAACAAGGCCATTTACGTTAA
- the yejK gene encoding nucleoid-associated protein YejK, producing the protein MSITVKQIVLHQLVKHQQEEAIQLDVQLRNELLPISPEVEQMMLHLHQGYQNKAKAYGVFEEASEFAQNLNRFLENELDFLPFSHQSAQKLAQELGKYSFADSGTFVLCQYNFLATDYLFIALLDSRASMLVDENLEIHRTQYLDLTQFDIAARINLTDLQVDANSNRYLTFIKGKVGRKIADFFMDFLQAEEGLNPQVQNQCLLQAVSDYCEQGELNNEQSQAVKKQVFEYCKGQMSAGEEIELRELSDSLPTLNEQSFADFTQTQDYGLEEHIPPVRSALKGLTKFSGSGKGVTISFDAELINQRVIWDEMGDTLTIKGLPPNLRDQLQRWLKDKN; encoded by the coding sequence ATGAGTATTACGGTTAAGCAAATTGTGTTACACCAATTGGTCAAACACCAGCAAGAAGAGGCTATTCAACTTGATGTGCAGCTGCGCAATGAGCTGTTGCCCATTAGCCCTGAAGTCGAACAAATGATGTTGCATCTCCACCAAGGTTATCAAAATAAAGCCAAAGCCTATGGCGTGTTTGAGGAGGCGTCAGAGTTTGCGCAAAATCTTAACCGTTTTCTCGAAAATGAATTAGATTTCCTGCCGTTTAGCCACCAATCGGCGCAAAAACTCGCCCAAGAGTTAGGTAAATATAGCTTTGCTGATAGCGGAACATTCGTGCTGTGCCAATATAATTTTTTAGCCACTGATTATTTATTTATCGCCTTGCTTGATAGCCGAGCCAGTATGTTGGTGGACGAAAATTTAGAAATTCATCGTACGCAATATTTGGATCTTACCCAATTTGATATTGCCGCACGCATTAACCTGACCGACTTGCAAGTGGACGCCAATTCAAACCGCTATCTTACCTTTATTAAAGGAAAAGTGGGGCGTAAAATTGCCGACTTTTTTATGGATTTTCTACAAGCCGAAGAGGGCTTAAATCCACAGGTTCAAAACCAATGTTTATTGCAAGCGGTGAGTGATTATTGCGAACAAGGCGAATTAAACAATGAGCAATCGCAAGCAGTGAAAAAGCAAGTGTTTGAATATTGCAAAGGACAAATGAGCGCAGGGGAAGAAATTGAATTGCGGGAACTTTCCGATAGCTTGCCCACTCTAAACGAGCAGTCTTTTGCAGATTTTACCCAAACGCAAGATTATGGCTTGGAAGAACATATTCCGCCAGTGCGTTCAGCGTTGAAAGGCTTAACCAAGTTTTCAGGCTCTGGAAAAGGGGTCACCATCAGTTTTGATGCGGAGCTAATTAACCAACGTGTTATTTGGGACGAAATGGGTGACACGCTCACGATTAAAGGTTTGCCACCAAATTTGCGCGATCAATTACAACGTTGGTTAAAAGACAAGAATTAA
- a CDS encoding amidohydrolase family protein, which translates to MRNHVRSFKTYIRDEIIKKGGWVNSHAHADRAFTMTPEKIGIYHTSNLQQKWDLVDEVKRTSTVDDYYARFCQAIELMISQGVTAFGTFVDIDPICEDRAIIAAHKARDVYKHDITLKFANQTLKGVIEPTAKKWFDIGSEMVDMIGGLPYRDELDYGRGLEAMDILLDKAKSLGIMCHVHVDQFNTPKEKETEQLCDKTIEHGMEGRVVAIHGISIGAHSREYRYKLYEKMRQAQMMMIACPMAWIDSNRKEDLMPFHNALTPVDEMIPENITVAIGTDNICDYMVPLCEGDMWQELSLLAAGCRFPDLDAMVNIASINGRKVLGLDV; encoded by the coding sequence ATGCGTAATCACGTTCGTAGCTTTAAAACCTATATCAGAGATGAAATTATCAAGAAAGGCGGTTGGGTAAACTCACACGCTCACGCTGACCGTGCGTTCACAATGACGCCGGAGAAAATCGGCATTTATCATACGAGCAACTTGCAACAAAAATGGGATTTAGTGGACGAAGTCAAACGCACTTCCACCGTAGATGACTATTATGCGCGCTTTTGCCAAGCTATTGAATTGATGATCTCGCAAGGGGTAACCGCCTTTGGCACTTTTGTGGATATTGATCCCATTTGTGAAGATCGCGCCATCATCGCTGCCCACAAAGCCCGCGACGTGTATAAACACGACATCACCCTTAAATTCGCCAATCAAACCCTGAAAGGCGTAATTGAACCCACCGCGAAAAAATGGTTCGATATTGGCTCGGAAATGGTGGATATGATCGGCGGGCTGCCTTATCGTGATGAGCTGGATTACGGACGTGGCTTGGAAGCAATGGATATTCTGCTCGATAAAGCCAAATCCCTCGGCATTATGTGCCACGTTCACGTTGATCAATTCAACACACCAAAAGAAAAAGAAACAGAACAACTGTGCGATAAAACCATTGAACACGGAATGGAAGGACGTGTGGTGGCGATTCACGGTATTTCTATCGGCGCACATTCCCGTGAATATCGTTACAAACTGTACGAAAAAATGCGCCAAGCACAAATGATGATGATCGCCTGCCCAATGGCGTGGATTGACAGTAACCGTAAAGAAGATTTAATGCCGTTCCACAATGCACTCACCCCTGTTGATGAAATGATCCCAGAAAACATCACCGTTGCCATTGGCACAGATAACATCTGCGATTATATGGTGCCACTCTGTGAAGGGGATATGTGGCAAGAACTCAGCCTACTCGCCGCAGGCTGCCGATTCCCAGATTTAGACGCAATGGTAAACATCGCCAGTATCAACGGACGAAAAGTGCTGGGCTTGGACGTTTAA
- a CDS encoding YejL family protein yields the protein MAKQSKFQDKQVDTLLNELIAVFEKHQTPVDLSLVVLGNMVTNVLKNNMGQQQRIALAQAFSDALMNSLKEKQ from the coding sequence ATGGCGAAACAATCAAAATTTCAAGATAAACAAGTCGATACCTTATTAAATGAACTCATTGCCGTGTTTGAAAAACATCAAACGCCGGTGGATTTATCTTTAGTGGTGTTGGGCAATATGGTTACCAATGTCCTCAAAAATAATATGGGCCAACAGCAACGTATCGCCCTTGCTCAGGCCTTTTCTGATGCGTTAATGAATTCTTTGAAAGAGAAACAATAA
- the ftsX gene encoding permease-like cell division protein FtsX: protein MSSRPINASWWVQTHYVLRAVLADLIKKKYATLLTILVIAVSLTVPTVSYLLWKNIHQATTQFYPESELTVYLHKNLTEADANLVVEKIRQQAGVESLNYVSRQESLNEFKNWSGFTEGLDILDDNPLPAVVIIKPAKAYNESQKRNELRENLANIKGVQEVRLDNNLMEKLTALSWLIAHIAVVCTILMTISVFLVIGNSIRSDVYSNKANIEVMKLLGATDQFILRPFLYTGIIYAVLGGLFACIFSAIVIGYFTSAVKYVTEIFAVNFELHGIMIGELLFLLAMCALVGYTAAWLSAKKYS, encoded by the coding sequence ATGAGTTCTCGTCCAATCAATGCCTCTTGGTGGGTTCAAACCCATTATGTGTTACGAGCCGTGCTGGCAGATCTAATTAAGAAAAAATATGCAACCTTATTAACGATCCTTGTTATTGCCGTTTCGCTGACTGTGCCAACGGTGAGCTATTTATTGTGGAAAAATATTCATCAGGCCACCACGCAGTTTTATCCTGAAAGTGAACTGACCGTTTATTTGCATAAAAATCTTACAGAAGCCGATGCCAATTTAGTGGTGGAAAAAATTCGCCAACAAGCAGGGGTGGAAAGCCTGAATTATGTTTCTCGCCAAGAGAGCCTTAATGAATTCAAAAATTGGTCTGGTTTCACTGAGGGCTTGGATATTTTAGATGATAATCCTTTGCCTGCGGTGGTGATTATTAAACCTGCCAAAGCCTACAACGAAAGTCAAAAACGCAATGAATTGCGGGAAAATCTCGCCAACATTAAAGGCGTACAAGAAGTGCGTTTAGACAATAATTTAATGGAAAAACTCACCGCACTTTCGTGGCTGATTGCCCATATCGCCGTGGTTTGTACCATTTTGATGACCATTTCTGTTTTCCTTGTGATTGGCAACAGTATTCGTTCTGATGTGTACAGCAATAAAGCCAATATTGAAGTAATGAAACTGCTTGGCGCAACGGATCAATTTATCCTACGCCCTTTCCTTTATACCGGCATAATTTATGCCGTGCTGGGCGGATTATTTGCCTGCATTTTCAGTGCCATTGTGATTGGTTATTTCACCAGTGCGGTGAAATATGTAACAGAAATTTTCGCCGTAAACTTTGAGCTACACGGCATAATGATCGGTGAGTTGCTCTTTCTGCTCGCAATGTGCGCGCTGGTGGGCTACACCGCAGCTTGGTTATCGGCGAAAAAATACAGCTAA
- the bamE gene encoding outer membrane protein assembly factor BamE yields the protein MQLKTLITAAMLALSVTACSTVSKVVYRIDVPQGNYLEAATVDQVKVGMNKQQVQYLLGTPVLVDPFSNDTWYYVFLIQKAYQTPDQHTFVVNFDNRGIVTHTDLDKPLPDSGKKEVNNAIINAEPVEKRWWQFWK from the coding sequence ATGCAGTTAAAAACTCTTATTACAGCAGCAATGTTAGCATTAAGCGTAACGGCTTGTTCAACCGTAAGCAAAGTGGTGTATCGTATTGATGTTCCGCAGGGTAACTATCTTGAGGCTGCCACTGTGGATCAAGTAAAAGTGGGAATGAATAAGCAACAAGTGCAATATTTATTAGGCACGCCTGTACTTGTTGATCCGTTTAGTAACGATACTTGGTACTATGTATTCTTAATTCAAAAAGCGTATCAAACACCAGATCAACATACCTTTGTGGTGAATTTTGATAATCGTGGCATCGTTACCCATACAGATTTAGATAAACCATTGCCAGATTCAGGTAAAAAAGAAGTCAATAATGCCATTATTAATGCTGAACCTGTAGAAAAACGCTGGTGGCAGTTCTGGAAATAA
- the asd gene encoding aspartate-semialdehyde dehydrogenase — MQNVGFIGWRGMVGSVLMDRMQQENDFANINPIFFTTSQAGQKAPVFAGKDAGVLKDAFDIAELQKLDIIVTCQGGDYTNEVYPKLKATGWNGYWIDAASALRMDKDAIIVLDPVNQNVISEGLKNGVKTFVGGNCTVSLMLMALGGLFERDLVEWVSVATYQAASGAGAKNMRELLVQMGELEDSVKAELADPASSILDIERKVTAKMRDASFPIDNFGAPLAGSLIPWIDKLLPETGQTKEEWKGYAETNKILGLSDNPIPVDGLCVRIGALRCHSQAFTIKLKKDLPLDEIEQILASHNEWVKVIPNDKETTLRELTPAKVTGTLSVPVGRLRKLAMGPEYLAAFTVGDQLLWGAAEPVRRILKQLVA, encoded by the coding sequence ATGCAAAACGTTGGTTTTATCGGTTGGCGTGGAATGGTTGGCTCGGTGCTAATGGATCGTATGCAACAAGAAAATGATTTCGCGAACATTAATCCTATCTTTTTCACCACTTCACAAGCAGGTCAAAAAGCCCCTGTATTTGCAGGTAAAGATGCAGGCGTGTTAAAAGATGCCTTTGACATCGCTGAATTACAAAAATTAGATATTATCGTTACCTGCCAAGGCGGTGATTACACCAACGAAGTGTATCCAAAATTAAAAGCAACCGGCTGGAACGGTTATTGGATTGACGCCGCTTCTGCATTGCGTATGGACAAAGACGCAATCATCGTGCTTGATCCAGTAAACCAAAACGTGATCAGCGAAGGGCTAAAAAATGGCGTGAAAACCTTTGTTGGCGGAAACTGTACAGTAAGTTTAATGTTAATGGCGCTAGGCGGTTTATTTGAGCGTGATTTAGTGGAATGGGTATCCGTTGCCACTTACCAAGCGGCTTCTGGTGCGGGCGCAAAAAATATGCGTGAATTATTGGTGCAAATGGGTGAATTAGAAGATTCTGTTAAAGCAGAATTAGCCGATCCCGCTTCATCAATTTTAGACATTGAACGCAAAGTAACCGCAAAAATGCGTGATGCGTCATTCCCGATTGATAACTTCGGCGCACCGCTTGCAGGCAGCTTAATTCCTTGGATCGACAAATTATTGCCAGAAACAGGGCAAACTAAAGAAGAATGGAAAGGCTACGCAGAAACCAACAAAATTTTAGGTTTAAGCGACAATCCAATTCCAGTGGACGGTTTATGCGTGCGTATCGGCGCATTACGCTGCCACAGCCAAGCATTCACCATTAAGTTGAAAAAAGATTTACCATTAGACGAAATTGAGCAAATTTTGGCTTCTCACAACGAATGGGTGAAAGTGATTCCAAACGACAAAGAAACCACCTTGCGTGAATTAACGCCTGCTAAAGTAACAGGTACATTAAGCGTACCAGTGGGACGTTTACGCAAATTGGCAATGGGGCCTGAATATCTTGCTGCTTTCACTGTTGGTGACCAATTATTATGGGGCGCAGCAGAACCAGTTCGCCGTATTTTAAAACAGCTAGTGGCTTAA
- a CDS encoding DUF3413 domain-containing protein, with protein sequence MFGIKTSKQYRENTSRKIAWGHWFAFFNILWAIVIGARYAFLIDWPDTLFGKLYFFISLLGHFSFIVFALYLLIIFPLSFIVKNNRTFRGMSVILTTIGATLLLVDTEVFARFNFHLSSLVWNLLVNPDNGELSRNWQLFFVPMPIILLIQMLFSRWSWEKLRSLERQKWLKGVGVFFVCTFIATHLIYAWADAFIYRPITMQKSNFPLSYPMTARSFLEKHGFLDKDQYSQTLEQEGRPEALKIDYPKSPLHFTPVKPSNILMITVSGLRYDAVSADKMPKLSAFAEQATQYLNHYSTGNNNNTALTGLFYGLTANYTDSLLSNKTPSVLINALKQEKSPYQLGLFASDGFHASLLSQNVFNQQKLDHKVRSNQASVQQWQNWYAKRHSGKPYFSYLSLAIPKDLNETGYALQLNELDGLLDSVLSQVDRQNTLILITAEEGYHFKPLSEKQQSNYFAPEQIQVPLIIAWQGLAQGQVEKLTSHTDILPALMKHLFGLQNPASDYAQGVDLFNPELRRTWVQAGNYRWNVIITANGTQYHIDRRGNYQKYDRTYEKASSRTPPLGLFLEVFNQDNAFFEK encoded by the coding sequence ATGTTTGGCATTAAAACAAGCAAACAATATCGTGAAAACACCTCGCGAAAAATCGCTTGGGGGCATTGGTTTGCTTTTTTTAATATCCTTTGGGCGATTGTCATTGGCGCGCGTTACGCCTTTTTGATCGATTGGCCAGACACGCTGTTTGGCAAGCTCTATTTTTTCATCAGCCTACTCGGGCATTTTAGTTTTATTGTTTTTGCCCTGTATTTACTGATTATTTTTCCGCTCAGTTTTATCGTAAAAAACAACCGCACTTTCCGTGGGATGAGCGTGATTCTCACCACCATTGGCGCAACCTTATTATTAGTCGATACCGAAGTTTTCGCCCGCTTTAATTTTCACCTTTCTTCCCTTGTGTGGAATTTATTGGTGAATCCTGATAACGGCGAACTTTCGCGCAACTGGCAACTGTTCTTTGTGCCAATGCCGATTATTCTGCTCATTCAAATGCTGTTTTCTCGTTGGTCGTGGGAAAAATTGCGCAGCCTTGAACGGCAAAAATGGCTCAAGGGCGTGGGCGTTTTCTTTGTTTGCACCTTTATTGCCACTCATTTAATTTATGCTTGGGCAGATGCCTTTATCTATCGCCCGATCACAATGCAAAAATCCAATTTTCCGCTGTCTTACCCAATGACGGCGCGCTCTTTCTTGGAAAAGCACGGTTTCTTAGATAAGGATCAATATAGCCAAACCCTAGAACAAGAAGGGCGACCTGAAGCCTTAAAGATCGATTATCCAAAATCGCCATTGCATTTTACTCCAGTTAAGCCGAGCAATATTCTGATGATCACGGTATCTGGACTGCGTTATGATGCTGTCAGCGCAGACAAAATGCCAAAACTCAGCGCCTTTGCCGAGCAAGCCACGCAGTATCTCAATCATTACAGCACGGGCAATAACAACAATACCGCCTTAACAGGCTTGTTCTACGGATTAACGGCGAACTACACCGATAGCCTATTAAGCAACAAAACGCCATCAGTACTCATTAACGCGCTCAAACAAGAGAAATCCCCTTATCAGCTGGGATTATTTGCCAGCGATGGATTTCACGCCAGCTTGTTAAGCCAGAATGTGTTTAATCAGCAAAAATTAGATCACAAAGTGCGCAGCAATCAAGCCAGCGTGCAACAGTGGCAAAATTGGTATGCGAAACGCCATAGCGGAAAGCCTTATTTCAGCTATTTGAGTTTGGCCATACCAAAAGACTTAAATGAAACAGGCTATGCGCTTCAACTAAATGAATTGGACGGTTTGCTAGATAGCGTATTAAGCCAAGTGGATCGTCAAAATACGTTAATTTTGATCACCGCCGAAGAGGGCTATCACTTCAAGCCATTAAGTGAAAAACAACAAAGCAACTATTTTGCGCCAGAACAAATTCAGGTTCCGCTGATTATTGCGTGGCAAGGGTTAGCGCAAGGTCAAGTGGAAAAACTCACCAGCCACACAGACATTTTGCCCGCCTTAATGAAACATTTATTTGGCTTGCAAAATCCAGCTTCTGATTATGCGCAAGGAGTGGATTTATTTAATCCTGAATTACGCCGCACTTGGGTGCAAGCAGGCAATTATCGCTGGAATGTGATCATCACCGCCAACGGCACGCAATACCACATTGATCGGCGCGGAAATTATCAAAAATATGACCGCACTTATGAAAAGGCCTCTTCACGCACGCCACCGCTGGGCTTGTTCTTAGAAGTGTTTAATCAAGATAATGCCTTTTTTGAAAAATAA